A segment of the Terribacillus aidingensis genome:
GTCTCTACAAGAATGATTACTTCTTCCGCTTGCTTCTCCCGAAACGCGAACATAAGGTTATTGATCCGCACATATTTTTGGCTGAAGAAGTATTCGTACAACGTTTTAATAATCACAGCACCCGATTTCGTCAGCTTGCCTTCCTCTGTGAAAATGCCTTTCTGAATCAAGCGTTTATGCGCCCGACTCCAAGGTTCTTCTCCCTGCAGCTGATAGATCTTTTTGTCCGGCAGGCCAAATAAAGCCTCCGCATCAAACGCCGCAGCGAGTAAATAGAGCTCGGTCACATGAAAGGTATCCCTATCTGGCTGCGTCATAGGCTCTTCACTTCCTTCACCAAATTATGGTTTTGGAAATCAGATTGGTAGTTCTCTATATTATCCAGCGCTTTCTTCTGCAAAGAGGCGGCATCCTTAAGATCAGCATGATACTGAAGCAGCAGCTCCAAGTAAGCAAGGAAGCTGTCACGTGACTTTCCTTCCCAGTTGGATCCTTGCACGAGCGAAAGCAGGGCTTCTCCTTGTGCATACGTATTATCCAATGATTCCTTCAGCTTTGCTGCCGATGATATCGCTGTTTCCAATTCAGCTTGATCGATCATCACATCCTTTGCCATAGCTTAGTCCTCCTCCGCTTCTTCCATTG
Coding sequences within it:
- a CDS encoding WXG100 family type VII secretion target, whose amino-acid sequence is MAKDVMIDQAELETAISSAAKLKESLDNTYAQGEALLSLVQGSNWEGKSRDSFLAYLELLLQYHADLKDAASLQKKALDNIENYQSDFQNHNLVKEVKSL